ATCCTGGAGGCCTCCCGCTTGGTGGCGACCGGCCGGGCGCAGGCCATGCTCGCCGGCGGCGTTGACGAAGCCCAATGGCTCAACGCCGAATGCTTCGATCGGCTAAAGGCCCTCCGCCAGCCCGGTCGGGAGGGTTTCCTTTTGGGCGAAGGGGCTGCGGTGCTTTTGCTTTCCCGCGACGGAGGCCCGGTGGGCATCGTCGGAAGCGGGGCCGCAGCGTCTCCCATCTTGCCTCATTGCTACCCGGAGGACCCGCACGGGCTGATTGGGGCGTGCCAGAAGGCGTTAGCCCAAGCCGGGCTTGCCCCGCCGCAGGTGGACCTGGTGGTGAGCCTGGCCAACGGCTCCCCGGCCCTGAGCCAGCTGGAGGAATCGGCGCTTTTAGCGCTTTTCGGCTCCCACCGCCCGGCGGTGCTGGGAGGCCTAGCCGAACGCTTGGGGGAAGGCGGCTTTGCTTCGGCCTTGCGGGTGCTGGCCGCCACTTTAGTGCTTTCCGGGGAGGTGGCACCCCAATGGCCAGCACCGGCCCACCTGCGAGCTCACGGTTTCCCCTCGGTGGCCGAGGTTTCTCG
The genomic region above belongs to Thermoanaerobaculum aquaticum and contains:
- a CDS encoding beta-ketoacyl synthase N-terminal-like domain-containing protein translates to MVGISALGVVSGAGMGLDALKKALEHPDFHAPLGLARPDGPPLPVVTCAGFDTKGILPPLVARRLDRPSRLLAVAAKEALANVGAELPWPREQVGVCAGTWNAGTDALVEILKAVFTVGPEEAPPMHFPNSVANAAASQLGILEKLGGPNLTFFEKQASGLRAILEASRLVATGRAQAMLAGGVDEAQWLNAECFDRLKALRQPGREGFLLGEGAAVLLLSRDGGPVGIVGSGAAASPILPHCYPEDPHGLIGACQKALAQAGLAPPQVDLVVSLANGSPALSQLEESALLALFGSHRPAVLGGLAERLGEGGFASALRVLAATLVLSGEVAPQWPAPAHLRAHGFPSVAEVSRKPHTALVTAVAAGGSCLAAVLRTS